One part of the Carassius gibelio isolate Cgi1373 ecotype wild population from Czech Republic chromosome B6, carGib1.2-hapl.c, whole genome shotgun sequence genome encodes these proteins:
- the prkcda gene encoding protein kinase C, delta a — MAPFLRIAFNAYDLGTFSPMAEAPFCAVKMKEALSTERGKTLIQKKPTMYPAWRSTFDAHIYEGRVIQILLMRTAEEPLAEVTVGVSVLAERCKKANGRAEFWVDLQPSGKVMMSVQFFLEDADTDFHHSIVSEEDAPNLNRRRGAIKQAKIHFIKNHEFIATFFRQPTFCSVCRDFVWGLNKQGYKCRQCNAAIHKKCIDKIIGRCTGTAANSRDTMFQKERFKIDMPHRFKTYNYMSPTFCDHCGSLLWGLVKQGLKCEDCSMNVHHKCQTKVANLCGINQKLLAEALTQVSTKSTKRPESNSQSNTQDVGVYQDFNKSPEVSDGAPYGHLWEGSSPHPPSRTTHQTRITAEHFILHKVLGKGSFGKVLLAELKGTGEWFAVKALKKDVVLMDDDVECTMVEKRVLALAWDNPFLTHLYSTFQTKEHLFFVMEYLNGGDLMFHIQEKGRFDLYRATFYAAEIVCGLQFLHSKGIIYRDLKLDNVMLDGDGHIKIADFGMCKENVFGENRATTFCGTPDYIAPEILLGQQYSFSVDWWSFGVLVYEMLIGQSPFHGDDEDELFESIRMDTPHYPRWITVDTRDMLEKLFERDPSRRLGIVGNIRGHLFFKTVNWSALERKEVEPPFKPKVKAPNDCSNFDREFLSEKPRLSHCEKGLIDSMDQNAFAGFSFINPRMEQLVQK, encoded by the exons ATGGCCCCTTTCCTGAGGATTGCGTTTAATGCCTATGATCTTGGCACATTCTCACCAATGGCTGAGGCACCATTCTGTGCCGTCAAAATGAAAGAAGCTCTCAGCACTG AGCGAGGAAAAACGTTGATCCAGAAGAAGCCCACCATGTATCCTGCTTGGCGATCCACTTTTGATGCACATATTTATGAGGGACGTGTCATACAAATACTACTCATGAGAACCGCAGAGGAACCTTTAGCAGAAGTTACTGTGGGTGTGTCTGTGTTGGCAGAACGATGCAAGAAGGCAAATGGACGTGCAGAGTTTTGG GTTGATTTGCAGCCTTCAGGAAAGGTTATGATGTCTGTACAGTTCTTTCTGGAGGATGCAGATACAG ACTTTCATCACTCAATAGTGTCAGAAGAGGATGCGCCGAATCTCAATCGTCGTCGTGGAGCTATTAAACAGGCGAAGATTCACTTCATCAAAAACCATGAGTTCATTGCCACCTTCTTCAGACAGCCCACATTCTGCTCTGTCTGCAGAGATTTTGTTTG GGGTCTTAACAAGCAAGGTTACAAGTGTAGAC AATGCAATGCAGCTATCCACAAGAAGTGTATTGATAAAATTATCGGAAGGTGCACGGGCACTGCAGCCAATAGTCGAGACACTATG TTTCAGAAGGAGCGTTTTAAGATTGACATGCCACATCGCTTTAAGACCTACAACTACATGAGCCCCACGTTTTGTGACCATTGTGGCAGTCTGCTGTGGGGTCTTGTCAAACAGGGCCTCAAATGCGAGG aCTGCTCCATGAATGTTCATCATAAGTGCCAGACTAAAGTGGCCAACCTGTGTGGCATCAACCAGAAGCTACTGGCAGAGGCTCTTACCCAAGTCTCAACa AAATCCACCAAGCGACCCGAAAGCAACTCACAGAGCAACACACAGGATGTTGGGGTTTACCAGGATTTTAATAAAAGTCCTGAAGTTAGTG ATGGAGCTCCTTACGGTCATCTGTGGGAGGGTTCGAGTCCTCATCCCCCCTCTCGAACCACCCACCAAACGCGTATCACTGCTGAGCATTTCATTTTACACAAAGTCCTGGGCAAGGGAAGCTTTGGCAAG GTGCTGTTGGCTGAACTAAAGGGCACTGGTGAATGGTTTGCAGTGAAGGCGTTAAAGAAAGATGTGGTGTTGATGGATGATGATGTGGAGTGCACCATGGTAGAAAAACGAGTGTTGGCTCTTGCCTGGGATAATCCGTTCCTTACACACCTTTACTCCACTTTTCAAACCAAG GAGCATTTATTCTTTGTGATGGAGTATCTGAATGGAGGAGACTTGATGTTTCACATACAGGAAAAGGGGCGTTTTGATCTATACAGAGCCAC GTTCTATGCAGCTGAAATAGTGTGTGGCCTGCAGTTTCTCCATTCCAAAGGCATTATTTACAG GGATCTCAAACTGGATaatgtgatgttagatggagatGGTCACATAAAAATAGCTGATTTTGGAATGTGTAAGGAGAATGTTTTTGGGGAAAATCGGGCCACAACTTTCTGTGGAACTCCAGATTATATTGCTCCTGAG ATTCTTCTGGGTCAGCAGTATTCATTCTCCGTAGACTGGTGGTCGTTTGGCGTGCTGGTGTATGAGATGCTGATTGGTCAGTCTCCATTCCACGGTGACGACGAGGACGAGCTGTTTGAATCGATCAGAATGGACACACCTCATTATCCCCGCTGGATCACAGTGGATACTCGAGACATGCTAGAAAAG CTGTTTGAGCGTGACCCATCACGCCGTTTAGGGATTGTGGGTAATATACGAGGCCACCTGTTCTTCAAAACCGTCAACTGGTCTGCTTTAGAAAGGAAAGAAGTTGAGCCCCCCTTCAAACCAAAAGTG AAAGCTCCAAATGACTGCAGTAACTTTGACCGGGAGTTTTTGAGTGAGAAACCTCGTCTCTCACACTGCGAGAAAGGCCTGATCGATTCCATGGACCAGAACGCTTTTGCTGGCTTCTCATTCATTAATCCAAGAATGGAGCAGCTTGTGCAAAAGTGA
- the LOC127959535 gene encoding FYVE, RhoGEF and PH domain-containing protein 5, protein MYFNKLHTNKSRRSPNSRDLIMEMHGKIVLEQEGSQERKTEEIIHTEKTMQAEETEPDVIVEEGDELGCGDELAQGIDLDLEEGLEEGETLKSEDEEELMDLLSDSCSKRNVDDNIKTDQIEVEDTGNIAWRLTRNGVSTSHKTSSDVQLASNAGYGCSAHTDRFLYDEICLNKTLIDAFYPNCIVPDRMISSEEDIDGMLPDICDAGEALADKDGLSECDLFEQTEPLQIKETEDNANGDIMMLTLEEGLNGSDLSSTSIEEEDDEIQLEKDQMEEKGKKDLSDNSQSQDPSAAIDSPDCPSSDSGDETLLESEMTSFSNSSSSQPFSGSEMVSDDDITDTNYNYCSKHVVKHDDAIPASLNLDAISAFSIIQQQSESQGQSLQQNQEGESIGKEEEDEEEEEEEEMVDHLSRSERKEFTVDHMYEETEPKIHAKDFLQNRKYFMTRSISVETSSKRVDLMNSPATGNRRLLLHPSSFYSDQCFLGDRPALTGSLGCLSQGNSNLAKVTPVDIPPPFELASITKRPIRKSSPSLPNEVSASCKKPDFGFKRYLLPLRFLRKSDRKSIMDNRSISSRSSSESSPQGSCKRMDFIRHNIGSQELQSTPDCTPPMSPSSFVFQKNRQKWGPNFTLNNDLSSSTISMELGSLFEPHPLSKPRSFSSPNTDSSDYENVQKAASHYENVRIRLLNPVIQSQRNQSSASDTDGYVDMSSLPGFQGKSQPSEQETDSLYTFCSPNVRQDGTVGVSVGVACSQEKKTKSSDKLNVNCSRAFYSAKELLDSEAQHVKTLQLLYESVEADERLMTVWTEVPDIYSLHQNIHTLLETRLKEWDQNEGIAEIILAKKTEFSIFSSYISHYDEKLNYLEHIQSTLPEAGTLKKHLLQVIVRILQYRMLLTDYLNNLSPDSREFENTQNALVVVSDVAHHVNDRLKNGADLLRLVHIEHSVLGLTDFLQPGRAFVKEGTLMKVSRKCKQPRHLFLMNDIMLYTYPQQDGKYRLINRLSLAGMEVSKPPIENAQSALKIDVKDISITLSANSCTERDGWFAILSRTLVNLSPISGDPVDSFGLVDGPEMCLGENAPPLLSVSQVTVCMNCHSHFSLTNRRHHCHACGKIFCRDCCKNKFPLKYMKNRRAKVCDHCYTELRKHDIATITESSSRPLSSVFQNIHPSSLWRSRKGQLSFNQETVSNGVMSGTLHRCRNSKRSWRSLWFLLKDKVLYAYPQPEERVACETLPLLGFSVRSEVEGESSMFQLYHKSTLFYTFRAQDSHTALRWVNAMEEATVL, encoded by the exons ATGTACTTCAATAAGCTTCACACTAACAAAAGCCGAAGGTCTCCAAATTCAAGAGATCTTATCATGGAAATGCATGGAAAAATAGTTCTGGAACAGGAAGGGTCACAAGAGAGGAAGACAGAGGAAATAATACATACAGAAAAGACAATGCAAGCAGAAGAGACAGAACCAGATGTTATTGTGGAAGAGGGAGATGAGTTAGGATGTGGAGATGAGTTAGCACAGGGAATTGATTTAGATTTGGAGGAGGGTTTAGAAGAAGGTGAAACATTAAAGTCAGAGGATGAGGAAGAGTTGATGGACCTTCTTTCTGATTCATGCAGTAAGAGAAACGTGGATGATAATATAAAGACCGATCAGATTGAAGTAGAGGACACTGGGAATATAGCATGGAGACTGACTAGAAATGGTGTATCAACATCACATAAAACCTCTAGTGATGTTCAGTTGGCTTCTAATGCAGGTTATGGATGCAgtgcacacacagacagattCCTGTATGATGAAATTTGCCTCAATAAAACTTTAATTGACGCATTTTATCCAAATTGTATAGTCCCAGACAGAATGATTTCAAGTGAAGAAGACATAGATGGGATGCTTCCTGATATTTGTGATGCAGGTGAGGCGTTAGCAGACAAAGATGGACTTTCCGAGTGTGACCTTTTTGAACAAACAGAACCTCTCCAAATAAAAGAAACAGAGGACAATGCCAATGGAGATATTATGATGCTAACTTTGGAGGAGGGATTAAATGGCTCTGATTTGTCTTCAACTTCCATcgaggaagaggatgatgaaaTACAGTtagaaaaagatcaaatggaagaaaaaggaaaaaaggattTATCAGACAACAGTCAATCTCAGGATCCTTCAGCTGCTATTGACTCTCCAGACTGTCCTTCATCAGACAGTGGAGACGAAACTCTCCTTGAGTCCGAAATGACTTCTTTTtcaaattcttcttcttctcagccTTTTTCTGGCTCTGAAATGGTCTCAGATGATGACATAACAGATACAAATTACAATTACTGTAGCAAACATGTGGTTAAACATGATGATGCGATACCTGCGAGCTTAAATCTTGATGCCATCAGTGCTTTCTCAATCATTCAACAGCAATCTGAAAGCCAAGGCCAAAGTTTACAACAAAATCAAGAAGGAGAGAGCATTgggaaagaagaagaagatgaagaggaagaagaagaagaagaaatggttGACCACTTGAGTAGATCTGAGAGAAAAGAATTCACAGTAGATCATATGTATGAAGAAACAGAGCCAAAAATCCATGCCAAAGACTTCCTTCAGAACAGGAAGTATTTTATGACTCGTTCTATATCTGTGGAAACCTCCAGTAAGAGAGTTGACCTAATGAATAGCCCTGCAACAGGAAATAGGCGGCTTCTGCTACACCCAAGCTCCTTCTATTCAGATCAGTGTTTCCTTGGAGATAGACCTGCACTGACAGGCTCCTTGGGATGTCTTTCACAAGGCAACTCAAACTTGGCTAAAGTCACCCCAGTTGATATACCACCCCCTTTTGAACTGGCATCCATCACAAAGCGACCAATCAGAAAAAGTTCTCCATCCCTCCCGAACGAAGTCTCTGCTTCTTGCAAGAAGCCTGATTTTGGGTTCAAGCGATACCTTCTGCCGTTACGATTCCTTAGGAAATCAGATCGTAAAAGCATTATGGATAATCGCTCCATCTCCTCCAGGTCCTCGTCTGAGTCAAGTCCGCAAGGGTCATGCAAACGCATGGATTTTATCAGGCATAACATAGGGAGCCAGGAGTTGCAGAGCACTCCAGATTGCACACCACCTATGTCCCCTTCATCCTTTGTCTTTCAAAAGAATAGACAAAAATGGGGACCAAACTTCACCCTTAATAATGATTTGTCTTCGAGCACCATTTCTATGGAGCTAGGGTCTCTCTTTGAGCCCCATCCCCTTTCCAAACCTCGATCTTTCTCATCTCCCAATACAGACTCTTCAGATTACGAGAACGTTCAAAAGGCTGCTTCTCACTATGAGAATGTGCGGATTCGCCTCCTGAATCCAGTCATTCAGAGTCAACGAAATCAGAGTTCAGCCAGTGATACTGATGGTTATGTGGACATGAGCAGTCTGCCGGGCTTCCAGGGCAAAAGTCAGCCATCTGAGCAAGAGACAGATAG CCTCTACACCTTCTGTTCTCCTAATGTGAGACAAGATGGAACAGTGGGTGTGTCCGTGGGTGTGGCTTGTTCACAAGAGAAAAAGACAAAGTCATCTGACAAACTG AATGTCAACTGTTCCAGGGCTTTCTATAGTGCCAAAGAGCTTCTGGACAGTGAGGCCCA gCATGTCAAGACTTTACAACTTCTCTATGAG TCAGTTGAAGCAGATGAGAGGCTGATGACAGTGTGGACAGAGGTACCTGATATTTATAGTCTCCACCAAAATATACACACGTTACTGGAGACTCGCCTAAAAGAATG GGATCAGAATGAAGGTATTGCTGAAATCATCCTGGCAAAGAAGACAGAGTTTTCCATTTTCTCTTCATACATCAGTCATTATGATGAAAAATTGAATTATCTGGAACACATACAAAGCACA CTACCAGAAGCAGGGACCCTGAAAAAGCATTTGCTGCAGGTCATTGTGCGGATCCTACAATACCGTATGCTGCTAACAG ACTACCTGAACAACCTCTCACCAGACTCCAGAGAGTTTGAAAATACACAAA ATGCTTTGGTTGTGGTCTCAGATGTTGCTCATCATGTCAATGACAGACTTAAGAATGGA gcgGATCTCCTGCGTTTGGTCCATATTGAACACAGTGTTCTGGGTCTGACTGATTTCTTGCAACCTGGGAGA GCGTTTGTGAAAGAAGGCACTTTGATGAAGGTCAGCAGAAAGTGCAAGCAGCCACGCCACCTTTTCTTg atgaATGACATAATGCTGTACACATATCCTCAGCAAGACGGCAAATACAGACTCATCAACAGATTATCATTGGCAGGAATGGAG GTCAGCAAGCCACCGATAGAGAACGCTCAGAGTGCATTGAAGATAGACGTGAAAGATATAAGCATCACTTTGTCTGCCAA CTCCTGCACTGAACGAGACGGCTGGTTTGCTATACTGAGTCGGACATTAGTGAATCTCAGCCCCATATCAGGAGACCCAGTAGACTCTTTTGGG TTAGTGGATGGTCCAGAGATGTGCCTCGGCGAGAACGCTCCTCCTCTGCTGTCTGTTTCCCAGGTGACGGTTTGCAtgaactgtcactcacatttcaGCCTCACAAACAGACGACATCACTGCCATGCCTGCGGCAAG ATTTTCTGCAGAGATTGTTGTAAGAACAAATTCCCCCTCAAATACATGAAGAACAGACGTGCCAAAGTGTGTGACCATTGTTACACCGAGCTGCGTAAGCATG ATATTGCCACAATAACAGAGAGCTCCAGTCGACCGCTCTCTTCTGTCTTCCAAAACATTCATCCATCGAGTCTGTGGAGGAGCCGAAAAGGCCAACTGTCTTTCAATCAG GAGACAGTGTCCAATGGGGTGATGAGTGGAACCCTGCACAGGTGCAGGAACAGCAAGAGAAGTTGGAGAAGCCTGTGGTTCCTCCTGAAAGATAAAGTTCTCTACGCATACCCACAGCCTGAG GAGAGGGTTGCATGCGAGACCCTTCCTCTCTTGGGTTTCTCTGTGAGGTCAGAGGTTGAAGGGGAGAGCAGCATGTTTCAGCTGTACCACAAAAGCACTCTCTTCTACACTTTCAGAGCCCAGGACAGTCACACTGCACTgag ATGGGTCAATGCCATGGAAGAAGCTACAGTCCTGTAG
- the ddi2 gene encoding protein DDI1 homolog 2 isoform X2 — MLLTVFCAPRDRSETTFALDVSPELELRDFLALCELESGIPAREIQISYAEQPLQDPTRALGNYGLKDGDVIVLRQAERLLGPQPTVPGLPRIDFSSIAVPGTSSGQNRQHQAQRPSATQSQPPRATTTPGPALSPQGLDNPALLRDMLLANPHELSLLKERNPPLAEALLSGDLERFTKVLLEQQQDRARREQERIKLLTADPFDLEAQAKIEEEIRQHNIEENMTIAMEEAPESFGQVVMLYINCKVNGHPVKAFVDSGAQMTIMSQACAERCNIMRLVDRRWAGIAKGVGTQKIIGRVHLAQVQIEGDFLPCSFSILEDQPMDMLLGLDMLKRHQCSIDLKKNVLLIGTTGTETRFLPEAELPECARLAYGPEAREDTRPEEIADRELAEALQRSVQDSGEKHDM, encoded by the exons ATGCTGCTCACAGTGTTTTGTGCACCGAGAGACCGCTCGGAAACCACTTTCGCCCTGGACGTGTCCCCGGAGCTTGAACTCAGGGATTTTTTGGCTCTTTGCGAACTAGAATCAGGAATACCAGCAAGGGAGATTCAG ATTTCATATGCAGAGCAGCCTTTACAAGATCCCACCCGAGCCCTGGGGAACTATGGGCTGAAAGATGGAGACGTGATAGTGTTACGACAAGCAGAGAGGTTACTAGGGCCACAACCCACAGTTCCTG GTCTGCCTCGCATCGATTTCAGTTCAATTGCCGTTCCTGGGACCTCCTCAGGCCAAAACAGACAGCACCAAGCCCAGCGTCCCAGTGCCACCCAGTCACAGCCACCCCGAGCTACCACCACACCAGGCCCTGCCCTTTCTCCTCAGGGATTGGACAACCCTGCCTTGCTACGTGACATGTTGCTGGCAAATCCACATGAACTGTCATTGCTGAAGGAGCGAAACCCTCCTCTTGCTGAGGCTCTACTGAGTGGAGACCTTG AGCGCTTTACCAAGGTGCTATTGGAGCAGCAGCAGGACCGAGCCCGAAGAGAGCAGGAGAGAATCAAACTTCTGACTGCAGATCCTTTTGACTTGGAAGCTCAGGCCAAAATCGAGGAAGAAATCAG ACAGCACAACATTGAGGAGAATATGACCATTGCTATGGAAGAAGCACCTGAGAGTTTTGGCCAGGTGGTCATGCTCTACATCAACTGCAAAGTCAATGGACACCCAGTAAAGGCCTTTGTTGACTCAG GAGCTCAGATGACTATTATGAGCCAAGCATGTGCAGAGCGATGTAACATCATGCGTCTAGTGGACAGACGTTGGGCAGGCATTGCCAAAGGTGTTGGCACCCAGAAAATTATAGGCCGAGTTCATTTGG CCCAGGTGCAGATAGAAGGAGATTTCCTGCCTTGCTCTTTTTCCATTTTGGAAGATCAGCCCATGGATATGCTGCTAGGCCTTGACATGCTGAAGAGACACCAG TGCTCCATAGACCTAAAgaaaaatgtcctcctcattgGGACGACGGGTACCGAGACACGTTTTCTACCTGAGGCAGAGCTGCCAGAGTGTGCCCGGCTGGCATATGGTCCAGAGGCACGAGAGGATACCCGGCCTGAGGAGATTGCTGATCGAGAACTGGCAGAGGCTTTACAAAGATCTGTGCAGGACAGCGGTGAGAAGCATGATATGTAG
- the ddi2 gene encoding protein DDI1 homolog 2 isoform X3: MLLTVFCAPRDRSETTFALDVSPELELRDFLALCELESGIPAREIQISYAEQPLQDPTRALGNYGLKDGDVIVLRQAERLLGPQPTVPGLPRIDFSSIAVPGTSSGQNRQHQAQRPSATQSQPPRATTTPGPALSPQGLDNPALLRDMLLANPHELSLLKERNPPLAEALLSGDLERFTKVLLEQQQDRARREQERIKLLTADPFDLEAQAKIEEEIRQHNIEENMTIAMEEAPESFGQVVMLYINCKVNGHPVKAFVDSGAQMTIMSQACAERCNIMRLVDRRWAGIAKGVGTQKIIGRVHLAQVQIEGDFLPCSFSILEDQPMDMLLGLDMLKRHQCSIDLKKNVLLIGTTGTETRFLPEAELPECARLAYGPEAREDTRPEEIADRELAEALQRSVQDSGQN; the protein is encoded by the exons ATGCTGCTCACAGTGTTTTGTGCACCGAGAGACCGCTCGGAAACCACTTTCGCCCTGGACGTGTCCCCGGAGCTTGAACTCAGGGATTTTTTGGCTCTTTGCGAACTAGAATCAGGAATACCAGCAAGGGAGATTCAG ATTTCATATGCAGAGCAGCCTTTACAAGATCCCACCCGAGCCCTGGGGAACTATGGGCTGAAAGATGGAGACGTGATAGTGTTACGACAAGCAGAGAGGTTACTAGGGCCACAACCCACAGTTCCTG GTCTGCCTCGCATCGATTTCAGTTCAATTGCCGTTCCTGGGACCTCCTCAGGCCAAAACAGACAGCACCAAGCCCAGCGTCCCAGTGCCACCCAGTCACAGCCACCCCGAGCTACCACCACACCAGGCCCTGCCCTTTCTCCTCAGGGATTGGACAACCCTGCCTTGCTACGTGACATGTTGCTGGCAAATCCACATGAACTGTCATTGCTGAAGGAGCGAAACCCTCCTCTTGCTGAGGCTCTACTGAGTGGAGACCTTG AGCGCTTTACCAAGGTGCTATTGGAGCAGCAGCAGGACCGAGCCCGAAGAGAGCAGGAGAGAATCAAACTTCTGACTGCAGATCCTTTTGACTTGGAAGCTCAGGCCAAAATCGAGGAAGAAATCAG ACAGCACAACATTGAGGAGAATATGACCATTGCTATGGAAGAAGCACCTGAGAGTTTTGGCCAGGTGGTCATGCTCTACATCAACTGCAAAGTCAATGGACACCCAGTAAAGGCCTTTGTTGACTCAG GAGCTCAGATGACTATTATGAGCCAAGCATGTGCAGAGCGATGTAACATCATGCGTCTAGTGGACAGACGTTGGGCAGGCATTGCCAAAGGTGTTGGCACCCAGAAAATTATAGGCCGAGTTCATTTGG CCCAGGTGCAGATAGAAGGAGATTTCCTGCCTTGCTCTTTTTCCATTTTGGAAGATCAGCCCATGGATATGCTGCTAGGCCTTGACATGCTGAAGAGACACCAG TGCTCCATAGACCTAAAgaaaaatgtcctcctcattgGGACGACGGGTACCGAGACACGTTTTCTACCTGAGGCAGAGCTGCCAGAGTGTGCCCGGCTGGCATATGGTCCAGAGGCACGAGAGGATACCCGGCCTGAGGAGATTGCTGATCGAGAACTGGCAGAGGCTTTACAAAGATCTGTGCAGGACAGCG GACAAAACTGA
- the crbn gene encoding protein cereblon, with protein MAAERGGGDNNLNDEMGNQLQLLPENEEEEEDDMETEDRDGEDAEKPSIINFDTSLPTSHAYLGSDMEEFHGRTLHDEDSVQNLPVLPQVTLILIPGQTLPLQLFRPQEVSMFRNLISQDRTFAVLAYSPDASGVEIKAEFGTTAEIYAFREEQEYGIETVKIKAVGRQRFRVHEIRTQADGIRQAKVQILPEKILPDPLCALQFLPRLHTPTPQIKHSQTPPPQDRCIQICRQKKIRCASMTSWPPWVYALYDSKTLMSRVKRQLHEWDENLKDESLPTNPTDFSYRVAACLPIDDALRLQLLKIGSAIQRLRCELDIMDRCTSLCCKQCQDTEITSKNEIFSLSLYGPMAAYVNPHGYVHETLTVYKANNLNLIGRPSTLHSWFPGYAWTIAQCRTCGSHMGWKFSAVKKDLSPPRFWGLTRSALLPTIPQGEEGVEGSRLLCL; from the exons ATGGCTGCAGAGAGGGGTGGAGGCGACAACAACCTCAACGACGAAATGGGCAACCAATTACAACTCCTGCCAG aaaatgaagaagaagaagaggatgacATGGAGACTGAGGATCGAGATGGTGAGGATGCAGAAAAGCCAAGTATTATAAACTTTGACACCAGTCTGCCAACTTCACACGCT TATCTGGGCTCCGACATGGAGGAGTTTCACGGCCGTACCCTGCATGATGAGGACAGTGTGCAGAATCTGCCAGTTCTTCCCCAAGTCACACTCATTCTGATCCCAGGCCAGACGCTACCCTTGCAGCTTTTCCGGCCACAGGAGGTCAGCATGTTCCGCAACCTCATAAGCCAAGACCGCACGTTTGCAGTGCTTGCATACAG TCCTGATGCGAGTGGAGTGGAGATAAAAGCGGAGTTTGGGACGACTGCAGAGATCTATGCTTTTCGTGAAGAACAGGAGTACGGCATAGAGACAGTGAAGATCAAAGCTGTTGGACGGCAGCGCTTCAGAGTGCATGAAATACGCACACAAGCAGATGG GATTCGTCAGGCAAAAGTACAGATTTTACCTGAGAAGATTCTGCCAGACCCTTTATGTGCACTGCAGTTCCTGCCCCGcttacacacacccacaccacAGATCAAACACTCACAAACACCACCACCGCAGGACCGGTGCATCCAGATCTGTAGACAG AAGAAGATTCGTTGTGCTAGTATGACCTCATGGCCTCCTTGGGTGTATGCCTTATATGACTCT AAAACTCTCATGAGCAGAGTAAAGAGACAGCTCCATGAATGGGATGAAAACCTCAAAGACGAGTCCCTGCCTACGAATCCCACAG ATTTCTCATACAGGGTGGCCGCGTGTCTGCCAATAGATGATGCTCTGCGACTGCAGCTGCTGAAGATTGGCAGTGCCATCCAGAGACTGCGTTGTGAGTTGGACATCATGGACAGG TGCACCTCTCTCTGCTGTAAACAGTGCCAGGATACAGAGATAACAAGCAAGAATGAGATCTTCAG TCTCTCTCTGTATGGGCCAATGGCAGCATATGTGAATCCACATGGCTATGTTCACGAGACGCTTACAGTCTACAAGGCCAACAACCTCAACCTGATTGGACGACCTTCCACACTACATagttggtttccagg GTATGCATGGACAATTGCTCAGTGCAGAACCTGTGGCTCTCATATGGGCTGGAAGTTCTCAGCAGTAAAAAAAGATCTGAGTCCACCTCGGTTCTGGGGTTTGACTCGTTCTGCCCTCTTACCGACAATCCCACAGGGCGAGGAGGGTGTCGAGGGGTCACGCTTGCTGTGCCTGTAA
- the zgc:152986 gene encoding dnaJ homolog subfamily B member 9: MMATAEHLCFILLLCVCVCTCLSDYYSLLGVSRSASSRDIKKAFHRLALKHHPDKNQSPNAQQVFTHIAQAYEVLSDREKRRVYDQMDYLTKPDQAREGKFKKDEKEDMDSHPFVKKETFHSKRGFQHFGLEELLHSLRMDDDFFMGEQPGYEGWSFIFGAEDDDDDETVLLSDLFNML; this comes from the exons ATGATGGCTACAGCAGAGCATTTATGCTTCATACttctgttatgtgtgtgtgtctgtacttgTTTGAGTGACTATTACTCACTGCTTGGAGTTTCTCGCTCAGCATCTTCAAGAGATATCAAGAAAGCATTTCACAGGCTGGCCCTTAAACACCATCCTGATAAAAACCAAAGTCCTAATGCACAGCAGGTCTTCACACATATTGCTCAAG CATATGAAGTACTATCCGACAGGGAGAAGAGACGAGTCTATGATCAAATGGACTACTTAACCAAACCTGATCAGGCTAGGGAGGGAAAGTTCAAGAAAGATGAAAAAGAGGATATGGACAGCCATCCCTTTGTCAAAAAAGAGACATTTCATAGTAAAAGGGGTTTCCAGCATTTTGGTTTAGAAGAGCTGCTTCATTCACTACGGATGGATGATGATTTCTTTATGGGCGAACAGCCTGGTTATGAAGGATGGAGTTTTATTTTTGGGGCTgaggacgatgatgatgatgaaacgGTCCTCCTCAGTGATCTTTTCAACATGCTTTAA